A section of the Humulus lupulus chromosome 2, drHumLupu1.1, whole genome shotgun sequence genome encodes:
- the LOC133818739 gene encoding uncharacterized protein At3g49140: MPMAAPLTPSSLSLGPCHSNSCYAEGIYGWTSCGISNKFKKPHLDGRMLSGYSGGIRNPLLGSTQFQWLSIGHDLSLWKVSVAADYSDSVPDSSNYMTNSGYHPLEDLTVSNKVWETKLTSAETARTTVEANGSALLIFPGTVHSEPHEQISWAEFQYVVDDYGDMYFEIFDDANILEDPAASNPVNVLIGMDMPIYENRRITGEYSILDSDIDELLFDDDYFEVVDSEVSEVPVEWAAPHASSLIHPIYFAKCLTKVVNMEYDREMDHPSNGVSILGCLRPTFADEESYIRRLFHHEDGDEYLSDWSDGEILNLESKGDRSNNGSTLYRLEILRIELFSVYGFQSAISLQDFQDAEPDFLVHSTSAIVERFSEKGIRCDVALKALCKKKGLRAEGANLIGVDSLGMDVRVSVGREVQTHRFPFKVRATSEVAAEKQIQQLLFARSRRKKLRSHGTSLRYPAF, from the exons ATGCCTATGGCGGCACCTCTCACACCTTCTTCACTTTCCCTCG GTCCTTGTCATAGTAATTCGTGCTATGCAGAAGGGATTTATGGTTGGACTTCTTGTGGGATTTCAAACAAATTCAAGAAACCTCATTTAGATGGTCGAATGCTTTCTGGGTATTCCGGCGGCATAAG AAATCCGCTTTTGGGGTCAACCCAATTCCAATGGTTGTCTATTGGACACGACCTTTCCCTCTGGAAAGTTTCCGTTGCTGCTGATTACTCAGATTCTGTCCCGGATTCGTCGAATTACATGACTAACAGTGGTTATCATCCTCTCGAAGACTTGACAGTAAGCAATAAGGTCTGGGAGACTAAACTCACTTCTGCTGAAACTGCGAGGACAACGGTTGAG GCCAATGGCAGTGCTTTGCTGATATTTCCTGGGACAGTACATTCAGAACCACATGAACAAATATCATGGGCTGAGTTTCAATATGTTGTCGATGATTATGGAG ATATGTATTTTGAAATATTTGATGATGCAAACATCTTGGAAGACCCTGCAGCTAGTAACCCGGTG AATGTTTTGATCGGGATGGATATGCCAATATATGAGAACAGAAGGATAACTGGTGAATACAGCATTTTAGATAGTGATATTGATGAACTGCTCTTTGATGATGATTATTTTGAG GTGGTAGATTCAGAAGTTTCTGAAGTTCCAGTAGAATGGGCAGCTCCACATGCTTCTAGTCTAATTCATCCTATTTACTTTGCCAAGTGCTTGACAAAA GTCGTTAATATGGAATATGATAGGGAAATGGATCATCCATCAAATGGTGTTTCTATATTGGGATGTCTCAGACCGACTTTTGCAGACGAAGAATCATATATAAGAAGATTATTTCACCATGAAGATGGTGATGAATACCTTTCCGATTGGTCAG ATGGTGAAATTTTGAATTTGGAGTCAAAAGGTGATCGAAGCAACAATGGATCAACCCTATACAGGTTGGAGATATTGAGAATAGAGCTTTTCTCTGTATACGGCTTTCAG TCTGCAATTAGTTTGCAAGACTTTCAAGATGCAGAGCCTGATTTTCTTGTGCATTCTACTTCAGCAATTGTAGAGCGCTTCAGTGAAAAAGGCATTAGGTGTGATGTTGCTCTTAAAGCGCTTTGCAAAAAGAAAGGTCTGCGGGCTGAG GGAGCTAATTTGATTGGCGTTGACAGTCTCGGAATGGATGTTAGAGTTTCTGTTGGGCGGGAAGTACAGACTCATCGttttcccttcaaagttcgg GCCACTTCTGAAGTTGCAGCAGAAAAGCAGATTCAACAACTTTTGTTTGCGCGGTCTCGCCGTAAGAAATTAAGAAGTCATGGGACTAGCTTAAGATACCCTGCTTTTTAA